A portion of the Bacillus sp. es.034 genome contains these proteins:
- a CDS encoding phosphatase PAP2 family protein, giving the protein MKEKHIEQGVFVAVSLLCLIAFTWGFVSIVEEWRENEIAQFDNGVFDIVRGTISPKLTEIMTVITFLGGIKGITIFTGCAVTILLLMKKYPLALFVTITILTGAGFNGLLKWIFKRDRPDIEALIQQGGYSFPSGHSMSSFIFYGSLAFILFRALDRNRYKWASVILVAMLVLMIGMSRIYLGVHYPSDIVGGFTAGGAWLTLCITIYMYFYKRKHWREDEDEVMHAKNAQES; this is encoded by the coding sequence TTGAAGGAGAAACATATTGAACAAGGCGTCTTTGTCGCTGTATCCCTGTTGTGTTTGATTGCATTCACCTGGGGATTTGTATCGATTGTGGAAGAATGGAGAGAAAATGAGATCGCCCAATTTGATAATGGTGTATTCGACATCGTCAGAGGGACGATTTCACCTAAATTAACGGAAATCATGACGGTCATCACTTTTTTAGGTGGAATAAAGGGTATCACCATCTTCACCGGGTGTGCAGTCACCATTCTTCTATTGATGAAGAAATATCCACTTGCTCTGTTTGTAACGATTACCATACTGACAGGTGCGGGGTTCAATGGGCTTCTAAAATGGATATTTAAACGGGACCGTCCCGATATTGAGGCATTGATCCAACAGGGTGGCTACAGTTTTCCCAGTGGTCATTCCATGAGCTCATTCATATTCTATGGTTCACTCGCATTCATCCTGTTCCGTGCCCTGGATCGTAACCGATATAAGTGGGCTAGCGTGATACTGGTCGCCATGCTTGTCCTGATGATTGGAATGAGCAGGATTTACCTTGGCGTTCATTATCCAAGTGACATTGTTGGAGGATTTACAGCGGGTGGTGCCTGGCTGACCCTTTGCATCACGATCTATATGTATTTCTACAAACGCAAGCATTGGAGAGAAGATGAAGATGAAGTTATGCATGCAAAAAACGCTCAGGAGTCCTGA
- a CDS encoding DNA ligase D produces MKPMLPTLRYELPSGNDWLYEVKYDGFRGILSVQSSDHISLQSRNGKELLSHFPEIKKQIQQLLEEHPFPLPLVLDGEVALLRSSFSTEFQELQIRGRMKNEQKILMAAASRPVTFLVFDLLQCEKKLYIQEPYLTRKEKLKDVFTRLHLPLEPIPSLPSTLQMVPYYQNLERVWEIVENDEGEGVVAKRDKSKWDEGKRSADWIKCKNWKTCQCFITALDDANDYFHIGVYDNGQIVPVGLFHFGLSAEEKRTVKTTIKQNSTGKKDSLFYIDPAITVEIKYLHLQEGKLREPHFKQFLFSTPQEACTFEQFMMDEASLPRKVDITHPEKTLFREVSMTKLDYIRFLRKMSVVILPFLKNRLLTCIRFPHGVFGESFYQKNTPDYSPAFVETYKEDSIHYTLCNNLETLIWLGNQLALEFHVPFQKAGEEFVNEVVFDLDPPSRDHFPLAVKAANIMKGLFDGLNLHSFVKTSGNKGLQVYIPLPPGYTWKDTGLFTEFIAHYLVSNDPEDFTTERLKKNRKGRLYVDYIQHGEGKTIIAPYSLRGNEEALVATPLWWDEVNEDLDPEEFTIEEVLRRFQVKGCPFTTFDQVKASQPFDKVIDFLKKSGQDK; encoded by the coding sequence ATGAAACCGATGCTCCCTACATTACGTTATGAACTTCCTTCAGGTAATGACTGGCTTTATGAAGTGAAATATGATGGCTTCCGTGGCATTTTATCTGTACAATCTTCTGATCATATCAGCCTTCAAAGCCGGAATGGGAAAGAACTTCTGAGTCACTTTCCCGAGATAAAGAAGCAAATTCAACAATTACTGGAAGAACATCCATTCCCCCTCCCTCTCGTTTTAGATGGAGAAGTTGCCTTATTGCGCTCCTCCTTCAGCACCGAGTTCCAGGAACTTCAGATTAGGGGGAGGATGAAGAATGAACAAAAAATCCTAATGGCCGCTGCCAGTAGACCTGTTACTTTCCTAGTATTTGATTTACTTCAGTGTGAGAAAAAATTATATATCCAGGAACCCTATCTTACGAGAAAAGAAAAACTGAAAGACGTCTTCACCCGCCTTCATTTACCATTGGAACCCATCCCTTCTCTCCCCTCGACATTGCAGATGGTCCCTTATTACCAAAACCTTGAGAGGGTGTGGGAGATCGTGGAAAACGATGAAGGGGAAGGGGTTGTAGCGAAAAGGGACAAGAGTAAATGGGACGAGGGGAAACGGAGTGCTGACTGGATCAAATGTAAGAACTGGAAAACTTGTCAATGTTTCATCACCGCCCTGGATGATGCGAATGATTATTTCCACATCGGCGTATACGATAACGGACAAATCGTGCCGGTCGGCTTATTTCATTTCGGTCTTTCTGCTGAGGAAAAAAGAACGGTGAAAACGACAATAAAGCAAAACAGTACAGGAAAGAAAGATTCTCTTTTTTACATAGATCCTGCCATCACCGTGGAAATCAAATATCTGCATCTGCAGGAGGGAAAGCTTCGGGAACCCCATTTTAAACAATTCCTTTTCTCCACTCCTCAGGAAGCATGCACATTTGAGCAATTTATGATGGACGAAGCGTCCCTTCCAAGAAAGGTTGATATCACTCACCCGGAAAAGACATTGTTTCGGGAGGTTTCCATGACGAAGCTGGATTATATCCGTTTCCTCAGAAAGATGTCTGTGGTGATTTTGCCGTTCTTAAAGAACAGGCTCTTAACCTGCATTCGATTTCCCCACGGGGTATTCGGGGAATCCTTTTATCAAAAAAACACCCCTGATTATTCTCCTGCTTTTGTTGAAACATACAAAGAGGATTCTATTCATTACACCCTGTGCAATAACCTGGAAACGTTGATATGGCTTGGAAATCAGCTGGCACTTGAATTTCATGTCCCCTTTCAGAAAGCAGGGGAAGAATTCGTCAATGAGGTAGTCTTTGACTTAGATCCACCTAGCCGGGATCATTTTCCACTGGCCGTTAAAGCAGCCAACATCATGAAAGGATTATTTGACGGATTGAATCTGCATAGCTTTGTCAAAACGTCGGGAAATAAGGGGCTTCAAGTGTATATCCCCCTACCTCCCGGATACACGTGGAAAGACACAGGCTTGTTTACAGAATTCATTGCTCACTATCTTGTAAGCAATGATCCGGAAGATTTCACGACCGAGCGGTTAAAGAAGAACCGAAAAGGCAGACTGTACGTGGATTACATTCAACACGGCGAAGGCAAAACCATCATCGCCCCCTATTCATTGAGAGGGAATGAAGAGGCGTTGGTCGCCACTCCCCTATGGTGGGATGAAGTGAATGAAGATCTCGATCCTGAAGAGTTTACCATTGAAGAAGTCTTAAGAAGATTTCAGGTGAAAGGATGTCCTTTTACTACATTTGATCAGGTGAAAGCATCTCAGCCATTTGACAAAGTGATTGATTTTTTAAAAAAGAGTGGCCAAGACAAATAA
- a CDS encoding Ku protein: protein MHTIWKGSISFGLVNIPIKLHSATEDRDIKLRSLHKECHTPIKYEKVCPACEKELDQADIVKGYEVTKGKFVVLEEDELKELKEASGDKAVEIVDFIKMEEIDPIFFDRSYFVSPNDGGKKAYSLLRKALQESGKVGIAKITMRSKEQLSIVRVYEQTLVMETIHYPDEVRGTGDVPNVPEGDEITEKELETATMLIDQLTTEFEPENYKDQYRERLSQLIESKQTGEKMVTSKEREPKENVTDLMAALQASIDSSKPKKAKKPTKKKTTSKKKAQ from the coding sequence ATGCATACTATTTGGAAAGGTTCCATCAGCTTTGGACTGGTGAATATCCCCATTAAACTTCATTCTGCTACAGAGGACCGGGATATTAAGCTACGTTCGCTTCATAAAGAATGTCATACGCCCATTAAATACGAAAAAGTATGTCCTGCCTGTGAAAAGGAACTGGATCAAGCCGATATTGTGAAGGGGTATGAGGTGACGAAAGGCAAATTTGTCGTCCTTGAAGAGGATGAATTGAAAGAGCTGAAGGAAGCAAGTGGTGATAAGGCTGTAGAGATAGTAGATTTTATTAAGATGGAGGAAATCGATCCGATTTTCTTTGATCGGAGTTATTTCGTTTCTCCGAACGATGGCGGAAAAAAAGCCTATTCCCTTTTGAGAAAAGCGCTTCAGGAGTCAGGGAAAGTAGGGATTGCCAAAATTACGATGCGGTCGAAGGAACAACTTTCCATCGTCCGTGTATACGAGCAAACGCTTGTTATGGAAACCATTCATTATCCCGATGAGGTAAGAGGAACAGGCGATGTCCCGAATGTGCCTGAAGGAGATGAAATCACCGAAAAGGAACTAGAGACCGCTACCATGCTCATTGATCAACTTACGACTGAATTCGAGCCTGAGAACTATAAAGATCAGTATCGTGAACGGTTAAGTCAATTGATAGAATCGAAACAAACAGGGGAAAAGATGGTCACATCCAAAGAAAGAGAACCAAAAGAAAATGTAACGGATCTCATGGCGGCCCTTCAGGCATCCATCGATTCGTCCAAGCCTAAAAAGGCAAAGAAACCAACTAAAAAGAAAACGACTTCTAAGAAAAAAGCTCAGTAG
- the dapF gene encoding diaminopimelate epimerase, whose amino-acid sequence MDLDLIKCHGSGNDFLLIDEMTNGYDFTEEARQNLALALCDRKSAFGADGILFVLSSENCDARMRVFNADGSEASMCGNGLRCVGRYVCELLDKETIIVQTMKADLRVSTQESIFENIPTYNVEISPVLFQLDQLPMNIDRATLVNESIPEISDHLTFSALAVPNPHLISVVGTEHILSNEQKSIAETVNGPNNLFPDGVNVSFVHPLEKGSIYVRTYERGVGFTNACGTAMSASCLVTCLLQQNEFGQEIDVYNNGGKVRVVVNELGEGRYNMELIGNATYLYQSQLELSLSDPEQFKEVSRQEFTEEGMYEHLQNHAKSIVESKVFLSA is encoded by the coding sequence ATGGACTTGGATCTAATAAAATGTCATGGCTCTGGAAATGACTTTTTACTTATTGATGAAATGACGAATGGATATGATTTTACCGAAGAAGCCAGACAAAACCTTGCCCTGGCCTTATGTGATCGTAAGTCGGCCTTCGGGGCAGATGGGATCTTGTTTGTATTATCAAGTGAAAATTGCGATGCCAGAATGCGGGTCTTCAATGCAGATGGTTCAGAGGCCTCGATGTGTGGAAACGGCCTGCGATGTGTCGGTCGCTATGTATGCGAGCTGCTGGATAAAGAGACCATCATCGTTCAAACGATGAAGGCGGATCTTCGCGTGTCTACACAGGAATCCATTTTCGAAAACATCCCGACATACAATGTTGAAATTTCCCCTGTCCTTTTTCAGCTGGATCAACTGCCAATGAACATTGACCGTGCAACGTTGGTGAATGAAAGCATCCCTGAAATTTCAGACCATTTGACCTTTTCTGCCCTGGCAGTGCCGAACCCCCATTTGATTAGTGTCGTCGGCACAGAGCATATCCTCTCAAACGAGCAGAAATCCATAGCTGAAACAGTGAATGGACCCAATAACCTGTTTCCAGATGGAGTCAATGTCAGTTTTGTGCATCCGCTGGAAAAGGGATCGATCTATGTTCGAACGTATGAAAGAGGTGTCGGTTTCACGAATGCTTGTGGGACAGCCATGTCTGCTTCCTGTCTTGTAACCTGCTTACTTCAGCAGAATGAATTCGGTCAGGAGATCGATGTATACAATAACGGCGGTAAAGTCCGAGTCGTCGTGAACGAATTGGGTGAAGGACGATACAACATGGAGTTGATTGGAAATGCAACGTATCTTTATCAATCCCAATTAGAATTGTCCCTTTCTGATCCCGAGCAGTTTAAAGAAGTGTCAAGACAGGAATTCACTGAAGAGGGCATGTATGAGCACTTACAGAACCATGCCAAGTCAATCGTCGAAAGCAAAGTGTTCCTGAGTGCATAG